The DNA segment ACACACACTGTAGAAACtacggtatacacacacacacattcagatagTTTGGGGAAGTGTTTAGCCGGAAAGCAGAGAAGTCATTGGTTCAGTTGTCTCCAAGTTAATGGTTAGCATCAGTTTTCTTACTGAGTAGTGAAGACCGTTGAAGCAATGATATGGCCAGTGATTATTATAAACCTCAATAAATAGTCCATAAACTCCCAGCCCTGGGCTAATATTGATGGAAAATCACCTAATATTTTTACTTCCAGAAACAGCAACAAAGTAAAGAAATTCTATTTCAGGCTTGTAAAAGTTAAAAGATACCATCTCTTCTATTTCCCAAGTAGTTACCCGCTTGCCCAGCGGATCGCAGTGAAACAGGATGAAATGTTCAAACGCCCACAGTTAACTTTGATCGCTCCACTCTGCTACAGGGGAAAGACCACACAGGAGCAAGGGGGTATTCTCTAAAACACACACCTCACTACCCCTTATGTTTGCGCTGGCAGAGAGGTTGAACGGATCCCTGCTCTTTATTTCAATAAAGCAACCACACTCTTAGTGCTGGGGAGAGGGGATGTGTTTTTGTGCCCACCCTGACTAAACGCCCACCTCCCTCTCAATTTCAGATTGTGATGACTCGAAATTTGATTTTAGAGGAATGGAGTAGGAGGGTTGTATGTCTGTGGTTTATAATAATTCATAATAATGGTTAATGTCTGAAGGTCTATAGTTTATAGACACCACCACTGTGGTTGgtctggctgggctgggctgggggagTTATGATTAAAACCCAGTATATAGTATTTAAAACCATGGCACCAGGTGGAGGAGATTAGACACATAATCCAGGTCaatacagactgtgtgtttatgtctgaGACCTCAGTAAGAGTTACCACCACACACCTTGGTGTAGTGCAGGTGGTCCTGTGAACCGTGCTCGCGTGACGAGTAACTTTGCCTGTGGTAGCTCCTTGAGCTAATGTCTATGCTTTACATTGTTTCATTAACGGGTTGTTCATACTTGAGCGCAtgtttgggggtgtgtgtgtgggtatgtgcatgactgtgtgtttgcatgtgtgtgtactaAAAGCTGCCTTGTGTTGTAGGTGTGTGTCGGTACCCTCTGGGGATGTCAGGAGGGCAGATTCAGGATGAAGACATCTCAGCCTCCAGTCAGTGGTCTGAGTCGACTGCTGCTAGATACGGCAGGTaatgtacacgcacacacacacacacacacacacacacacacacacacacacacacacacacacactgagtgtacaaaacataatattgagttgcacccacttttgcactcagaacagcctcaattcgtcagggcatggactctacaaggtgtcaagtgttccacagggatgctggcccatgttaacttcaattgttcccacagttgtgttcagttggctggatgtcctttgggtggtggaccattcttgatacacacgggaaactgttgagcgtgaaaaactcagcagcgttgcagttcttgacacaaaccagtgcgcctggcacctactaccataccccgttcaaaggcacttcaatcttttgtcttgcctattcaccctctgaatgacacacatacacaatctgtgtctcatttgtctcaaggcttaaaaatccttccttaatctgtctcctccctttcatctacactgattgaagtggatttaataagtgacatcaataagggatcatatctttcacctggattcacctggccagtctatgtcatggaaagagcatgtgttcctaatggtttgtacactcagtgtatacatacatacatttgaaTTTCAATTTAGTAGACTGGACACATACATCCGCCCCCAGAACTACACACATGAACTCGCATGTACACTCGTATGCACTCACACACAAAAGTTTTCAGTagcgtgtgttcgtgtgtgttttCAATAAACTGCGCATCAATTCCCGCTCTCAGCTTGTTGTGGATAAGCCtagaaagaacaagagagaaagaaaccgagagagagagagtgaatctgtgtgtgcatatgtgtgcgtGTTGGGAGAGTGTGGGTGGCCTGCACTCAGTGTAAGGAACATAATCTATGTTATTTTTATTGTGACCTAGCTTCCCCTCTCCCTTGCCAGCTCAGCCCTAAATGAACACTTTCACATTCATTTACGACAAAGGTGTTTGTTTAATAGGCTGTATGAACTGACATCCAGCCACCACACTCACTTTCCACTCACCTCTCctttccctccaccccctctctctctctctgttttctcctgcctCCCTTTCGCTCATTCTCACTCTCCTTTTTTTCTATGCGttatcttcctctctcctcactctcctcctacttccccactcctctcctccctctcccaggtTGGACTTTGAGGAGGGTGATGGTGCGTGGTGTCCAGAGAGAACGGTGGAACCAGACAGCCTGAAGGAGTTCCTCCAGATAGACCTGCGTTCCCTCCACTTCATCACCCTGGTGGGCACCCAGGGCCGCCACGCAGGGGGCATCGGCAACGAGTTCGCCCAGATGTACAAGATCAAATACAGCCGTGACGGCAGCCGCTGGATCTCCTGGAGGAACAGGCAAGGCGAACAGGTAATCAATCAGTTATTGATTATTGATGAAGTTGATTATTGGTTGACAGGGACAGGAATATAAAAATGTTGATCATAAAATATTGATTGGTAAAGGTGCTACTGGTGATTTGTGATGGCGATCTAGGTGGTTAAGGGAACTGGAATGTGTGAGTTATTGCTTATTATTTAggctaattgattgattgattattatCTGTGGGTGACATGGCTATAGGTCATTGAGGGGAACAGGAATGCATATGACATCATGCTGAAGGACCTGGAGCCTCCGATCATCGCCCGCTTCGTGAGGTTCATGCCCGTCTCAGACCACTCTATGAACGTCTGCATGAGGGTGGAGCTCTACGGCTGTGAATGGCTCGGTAagacaggggggaggagagagggagaggtggaggagctcCCAATTGTGAACCATAGTTAGACAGatgtagcacatggggatgtgtgaaacttactcctcagcctgaagtgtcgcCACTTGCGCCGCCGAATTGCTAGCCTTTCACATGGCGCCGACTGGTAAGACGCTTCAGGAGGGCggtcacgtgtgctagcaaggcagaggtcctgggttcGAGCTTCAGTGTGAGTGGAATCAGGAGGAAGTTGTACACGCTAAGAAACAGCGTGACATCCTTTACATAGAGTTCGGCAAACAGTGCTTAGGTTTCAGCTCAGTAGGCTAATACagagtccctctctctgtcagacgGTCTGGTGTCCTACAACGCTCCAGCAGGAGAACAGATGAGTCTTGAGGGCCAGCCTGTCCACTTCAACGATTCGGTGTACGACGGAGCCGTCATCTATAGGTGGGTGTGCATCGCTCCTACTTTTCATCCTCCCTCATCATCTTGCTCTTCCTCCTTTCTCTTTTTCTTCATCTCCTTGTCCTTATTTCTTTCTCCTTTTCATTCTGCCTGTCTTAAagtatccctcctctctctcggtTTATCCAACCTCCTCCTtagttcttcctctcctccttttgtCCTTCCTTCACCAATCTCGGAGTTGTGGTTCCACGCTGGCCCCGTTATTGCCTGGTTGCTGTAGTTACAGCAGGATGTAGACAGCGCAAAGGCATGGGTCACTGTGGTTTtgtcacgcatacacacacacatacacacacacacatacatacacacacacaagcatgcttCTCTGCACAGTAATGCGCTGGAGTGTtacgaacacacacagagacaattaCACCCACACATGGCTTCTGGTGCATGAACGCGTGGGAGAGTTTGAGTCAGTGTCTTTGGACTTAAACTTGACTTCTTGAGAACATAAATGATTATGTGGGTATCCTTGCTGCCTTTCTGTGTTGGTGTTTGAGTCACTGTGTGCTGAATAATTTCCTCCATGACGCTGCCCTCAGTTTGTCTCTGCTATAGaagtctgtctatctctctttctctctctgcttctctttctctccctctctctctgagtttGAGTCTGTGAATGTAGTCTGAGAAGAGAAAATGGCTAAGGTTTTGATACCACTGCCAAGATGAGATGTTGAATGTggaaaacatgatgctgccacctagTGGTGGGTGGAGGGAAGTTGAACAAACAGATAGCTGAATAGTTTCTGTCAAGCTTCCCTTTCACAAAATGAATATTGTGCGTTTTAAAATAAATACTTGGTAATTAAACATGAAAATAGCAATTATTGTGTGTCAAGCAAAGTTGTCAAGTAGTTGTTTACACGTTGTCAGGTCTCCTTAAGGATAGTTCACACAGTCACTCTCTGGTTCaccccaaaaaacacatttttagttTGTATTTTGACTACCTCACAATCCTCGAACTCTGAGCTCTATCTttatctcctcttctctctttcttctccatcTCCAGTATGACGGAGGGCCTGGGCCAGCTGACTGATGGAATGTGTGGATTAGATGACTTCACCCACAGCCACGTCTACAATGTGTGGCCTGGCTACGACTACGTAGGTTGGACCAACGAGAGCTTCCCCAACGGATACGTGGAGATCATGTTCGAGTTCGACCGCACACGCAACTTCACCACCATGaaggtgtgggtgggtgggtgggtgggtggctgggtgggtgtgggtgtcaGGGGCTGTTATCTCCCAGCGGTTATTTACAGTGTGTGTAAGGGGAGTTGGTCTTTTTTATTCCCAAATAACAGgcattacagttttttccaatcACCAGACCACATTTTCACAGATTTCACTCTTCATAACGTATTCCCCTCTtgctcccccatctctctctgtctctaggtgCACTGTAACAACATGTTCACCCGGCATATCAAGGCATTCCGCCAGGTGGTGTGTTACTTCCGTTCCGAGGCTGACTGGGAGGCCACGCCCCTTTCCTTCAGCCCTGTGGTTGACGACGTCAATCCCAGCGCCCGATTCATCACTGTCTCTCTGGCCAATCACATGGCCAGTGCTATGAAGTGCCATTTCTACTTCGCTGACACCTGGATGATGTTTAGCGAAATCACCTTCCAGTCAGGTAAatgtttacacatacacacacacctgagatcACCTCCAAATCATGTGCTGTAGAGAAAACACACCTTGTTTGGTTTGAATATTCATCTGTAAAGTATTATCAGTGCTTTGTTGTGATTTACGTCTGTCTATTCTCTTCCAGACACAGCCATGTACAATACTACCCTGGCTCCGCCCAAGACTGGCAGTGGCCCCCCCACCAGCACTCAACCAGGTCAGTTCCCACTACACATGCATTGCAAACGCGCTTTATCAGTTTTTACCTCTTTTACCACACACTCCCACCCGTGAGCAATGGCTGTGGCAAAAACCCACTTCTTGCTTTaagatcggacccttttttttcaattttcgcctaaaattacatacccaaatctaactgcctgtagctcaggacctgaagcaaagatatgcatattcttgataccatttaaaaggagatgtgaaatgaatgtaggagaatataacaaattagttctggtaaaagataatacaaagaaaaaaccatgcATATTTTTGGTGTACTGTCTTGAAAATGCATGAGAAAGGCCATtgtgtattattccagcccaggtgcaatttagattttggccactagatgacagcagtgtaCGTGCAaagtttagactgatccaatgaaccattgcatttctgttcaaaatgttgtatcaagactgcccaaatgtgcctaattggtttattaataactttttaaGTTCATAGCTGTACACTCTCCTCAaataatagcatggtattctttcacttgTAATAGctgctgtaaattggacagtgcagttagattaagaagaatttaagctttctgccaatatcagatatgtctatgtcctgggaaatgttcttgttacttacaacctcatgctaattgcattagcctacagtagctcaaccgtcccgaggggacccaccaatcctgtagaggttaattCTATCATCCAATCGAATGGTGTCTTCCCCCATCCCCTCCCCAGGGGATGACCCCACCCACAAAATAGACGACAGCAACACcagaattctgattggctgcctGGTGGCCATCATCTTCATCCTCGTTgccatcatcgtcatcatcctcTGGAGGCAGGTCTGGCAAAAGATGCTGGAGAAGGTGAGAGATCCCGCCTGTTCACACATGTTTTATCTGAGCCACAAAGCGTTTTGATGCACCATGTCTTTGAATGTTAAAGTTAGTTTGTGACTGTTCGGTACTATCGGGAAACGCAAAATATTATACAAATCTTACTATTTGCCATGTGTTGATCAATCAGGACTGGTCAGATGTGTCTCTTCACCCCAGCATCCTTTATTCTAGGCCTCGCGGCGGATGCTGGACGATGAACTAACTGCTAGTCTGTCACTACAGAGCGAGACATTCGCCTACAGCCACAACAACCCTTCATCATCGTCAGCACCCAGCGAACAGGAGTCTAGCTCCACCTACGAGCGTATCTTCCCCCTGGGCCCTGACTACCAGGAGCCTTCACGACTGATACGCAAGCTGCCTGAGTTCTCCCACAGCTCGGAGGAGGCCGGTGAGTAGACACAAAGGCAGGGTTTAAATTACCAGAAAAGACATGTGCAAGCGTTGGGTTACGGAGGTTGAAAAAATTGGATGTCTGCATTCTGTAAGCATGAAGTCACCCTATTGTGTATTATCATGTCATATTGCTGATTTATCTTCAACTCTTTTCTCTGGTTCCAGCATTGACCAGCACAGTGGTGGCAGTGACAGCCTCCAAGGCTCCCACGGCAACATTTGCCCAGGACGGAGTCCCTCACTACGCCGAGGCAGACATCGTCAACCTGCAGGGCGTAACTGGGGGCAACACGTACGCGGTCCCTGCTCTAACCATGGACCTGCTGTCAGGGAAAGATGTGGCGGTGGAAGAGTTCCCCAGGAAACTGCTCACCTTTAAAGAAAAGCTGGGCGAAGGACAGTTTGGAGAGGTTTGTGCTCTCTGGACATCACATAGTAAACAGAAATCAATTCTGTGAACGATTTACATTACATCAATTAAACTAATTTCTTATGCCCTTCTGAGATAAAGAACATTGATCAGGGTCATTGAATAGATTAATCTGGTGATTTAAGCTCGAGAAAAAGCTTTCACAACTTTTGTGGCTCTTTAGAACCATCGTTAGTGACCATTAGATGTAGTGTGTTGATCAGAGCCTTCATGTTTCGTCCCCCTACAGGTCCACCTGTGTGAGGCAGAGGGCATGCAGGAGTTTATGGATGAGGATTTCTCCTTCGACATCAGTGACAACCAGCCAGTACTGGTGGCTGTTAAGATGCTAAGAGCAGACGCTAACAAAAACGCCAGGTGAGGGGGGCCACGTGCCTGATTAGAGAATACAGTGAATGTCTGCACATGCTGCTCCCAAATGTACTGTCCACATAGACATGTTTTTTGAGTGATTCTTCCAGCACCAGTACACAttttgaatgtgtgtgttgtgagaTATATTCCCATATATGAATCAAAGCTCTCACAGTCTCCCCTCTGACTTCTAACCTCTGCCCTTGTCTGTGTTCCTACGTTATCATCAGGAACGACTTCCTGAAGGAGATTAAGATCATG comes from the Salmo trutta chromosome 4, fSalTru1.1, whole genome shotgun sequence genome and includes:
- the LOC115192364 gene encoding discoidin domain-containing receptor 2-like isoform X1 — protein: MKRQWDKHFPLLILLYLVGDVTSQVNPGVCRYPLGMSGGQIQDEDISASSQWSESTAARYGRLDFEEGDGAWCPERTVEPDSLKEFLQIDLRSLHFITLVGTQGRHAGGIGNEFAQMYKIKYSRDGSRWISWRNRQGEQVIEGNRNAYDIMLKDLEPPIIARFVRFMPVSDHSMNVCMRVELYGCEWLDGLVSYNAPAGEQMSLEGQPVHFNDSVYDGAVIYSMTEGLGQLTDGMCGLDDFTHSHVYNVWPGYDYVGWTNESFPNGYVEIMFEFDRTRNFTTMKVHCNNMFTRHIKAFRQVVCYFRSEADWEATPLSFSPVVDDVNPSARFITVSLANHMASAMKCHFYFADTWMMFSEITFQSDTAMYNTTLAPPKTGSGPPTSTQPGDDPTHKIDDSNTRILIGCLVAIIFILVAIIVIILWRQVWQKMLEKASRRMLDDELTASLSLQSETFAYSHNNPSSSSAPSEQESSSTYERIFPLGPDYQEPSRLIRKLPEFSHSSEEAALTSTVVAVTASKAPTATFAQDGVPHYAEADIVNLQGVTGGNTYAVPALTMDLLSGKDVAVEEFPRKLLTFKEKLGEGQFGEVHLCEAEGMQEFMDEDFSFDISDNQPVLVAVKMLRADANKNARNDFLKEIKIMSRLKDPNIIRLLAVCICSDPLCMITEYMENGDLNQFLSRHEPEGQLALISNAPTVSYSNLCYMATQIASGMRYLSSLNFVHRDLATRNCLVGKNYTIKIADFGMSRNLYSGDYYRIQGRAVLPIRWMSWESILLGKFTTASDVWAFGVTLWETLTFCNEQPYSQLTDEQVIENTGEFFRDQKRQVYLPQPVLCPDSVYKIMLNCWRRNTKERPSFQEIHRALLESQT
- the LOC115192364 gene encoding discoidin domain-containing receptor 2-like isoform X3 codes for the protein MKRQWDKHFPLLILLYLVGDVTSQVNPGVCRYPLGMSGGQIQDEDISASSQWSESTAARYGRLDFEEGDGAWCPERTVEPDSLKEFLQIDLRSLHFITLVGTQGRHAGGIGNEFAQMYKIKYSRDGSRWISWRNRQGEQVIEGNRNAYDIMLKDLEPPIIARFVRFMPVSDHSMNVCMRVELYGCEWLDGLVSYNAPAGEQMSLEGQPVHFNDSVYDGAVIYSMTEGLGQLTDGMCGLDDFTHSHVYNVWPGYDYVGWTNESFPNGYVEIMFEFDRTRNFTTMKVHCNNMFTRHIKAFRQVVCYFRSEADWEATPLSFSPVVDDVNPSARFITVSLANHMASAMKCHFYFADTWMMFSEITFQSDTAMYNTTLAPPKTGSGPPTSTQPGDDPTHKIDDSNTRILIGCLVAIIFILVAIIVIILWRQVWQKMLEKSETFAYSHNNPSSSSAPSEQESSSTYERIFPLGPDYQEPSRLIRKLPEFSHSSEEAALTSTVVAVTASKAPTATFAQDGVPHYAEADIVNLQGVTGGNTYAVPALTMDLLSGKDVAVEEFPRKLLTFKEKLGEGQFGEVHLCEAEGMQEFMDEDFSFDISDNQPVLVAVKMLRADANKNARNDFLKEIKIMSRLKDPNIIRLLAVCICSDPLCMITEYMENGDLNQFLSRHEPEGQLALISNAPTVSYSNLCYMATQIASGMRYLSSLNFVHRDLATRNCLVGKNYTIKIADFGMSRNLYSGDYYRIQGRAVLPIRWMSWESILLGKFTTASDVWAFGVTLWETLTFCNEQPYSQLTDEQVIENTGEFFRDQKRQVYLPQPVLCPDSVYKIMLNCWRRNTKERPSFQEIHRALLESQT
- the LOC115192364 gene encoding discoidin domain-containing receptor 2-like isoform X2 — its product is MKRQWDKHFPLLILLYLVGDVTSQVNPGVCRYPLGMSGGQIQDEDISASSQWSESTAARYGRLDFEEGDGAWCPERTVEPDSLKEFLQIDLRSLHFITLVGTQGRHAGGIGNEFAQMYKIKYSRDGSRWISWRNRQGEQVIEGNRNAYDIMLKDLEPPIIARFVRFMPVSDHSMNVCMRVELYGCEWLDGLVSYNAPAGEQMSLEGQPVHFNDSVYDGAVIYSMTEGLGQLTDGMCGLDDFTHSHVYNVWPGYDYVGWTNESFPNGYVEIMFEFDRTRNFTTMKVHCNNMFTRHIKAFRQVVCYFRSEADWEATPLSFSPVVDDVNPSARFITVSLANHMASAMKCHFYFADTWMMFSEITFQSDTAMYNTTLAPPKTGSGPPTSTQPDDSNTRILIGCLVAIIFILVAIIVIILWRQVWQKMLEKASRRMLDDELTASLSLQSETFAYSHNNPSSSSAPSEQESSSTYERIFPLGPDYQEPSRLIRKLPEFSHSSEEAALTSTVVAVTASKAPTATFAQDGVPHYAEADIVNLQGVTGGNTYAVPALTMDLLSGKDVAVEEFPRKLLTFKEKLGEGQFGEVHLCEAEGMQEFMDEDFSFDISDNQPVLVAVKMLRADANKNARNDFLKEIKIMSRLKDPNIIRLLAVCICSDPLCMITEYMENGDLNQFLSRHEPEGQLALISNAPTVSYSNLCYMATQIASGMRYLSSLNFVHRDLATRNCLVGKNYTIKIADFGMSRNLYSGDYYRIQGRAVLPIRWMSWESILLGKFTTASDVWAFGVTLWETLTFCNEQPYSQLTDEQVIENTGEFFRDQKRQVYLPQPVLCPDSVYKIMLNCWRRNTKERPSFQEIHRALLESQT